From a region of the uncultured Desulfovibrio sp. genome:
- a CDS encoding hydrogenase maturation nickel metallochaperone HypA: MHEATLVQGLLNMAIKAVEDHNKAHPESPVSRIVEFQCELGLLACVEAQTLTACFELLAEGTLAEGAKLTLACAPLACTCNQCGHEFSLTQRHFVCPSCGGENIHFNGGHGMTLMALHVASEETDHD, translated from the coding sequence ATGCATGAGGCAACGCTGGTTCAGGGACTGCTGAACATGGCCATCAAGGCTGTGGAAGACCACAATAAGGCGCACCCGGAATCTCCGGTCAGCCGTATCGTGGAGTTCCAGTGCGAACTGGGCCTGCTTGCCTGCGTGGAAGCGCAAACGCTCACCGCCTGCTTTGAACTGCTGGCGGAAGGAACCCTTGCCGAGGGCGCAAAGCTTACGCTTGCCTGCGCGCCCCTGGCCTGTACCTGCAATCAGTGCGGACATGAATTCAGCCTGACGCAACGGCATTTCGTCTGCCCCAGTTGCGGCGGCGAAAACATCCACTTCAACGGGGGTCATGGGATGACGCTTATGGCCCTGCACGTTGCATCCGAGGAAACGGACCATGACTGA
- a CDS encoding nickel-dependent hydrogenase large subunit, which produces MSNTFTMPLGPVHVALEEPVYFHLTVEGETVRHVELTSGHVHRGMEAMATQRNLVKNVTLTERVCSLCSNSHSFTYSMVVENVLGITIPERACYLRVVAEEIKRIASHLFNTAIQAHIIGFKSLFMHVMEVREMMQDLKETVYGNRMNLAANCIGGVKYNVTPDLLDYMLKTLAKVEPQVDEIREIYATNGMVLGRTKGLGLLPKEDAVHLGVVGPVARGSGVAIDVRKDSPYAAYGKLNFNSVLEHGCCVNSRTMVRLHEIFESFSLIRQCIERMPEGEVTAPMRQIRTAEACARTEAPRGEVFYYIRTNGTDMPSRLKWRVPSYMNWKALGVMMRDCKVADVALITNSIDPCVSCTER; this is translated from the coding sequence ATGAGTAACACCTTCACCATGCCTCTGGGCCCCGTACACGTGGCCCTCGAGGAACCGGTATATTTCCACCTCACGGTGGAGGGTGAAACGGTTCGCCACGTGGAGCTGACCTCCGGTCACGTGCACCGCGGCATGGAAGCCATGGCTACCCAGCGCAATCTCGTCAAGAACGTCACCCTTACCGAACGCGTGTGCTCGTTGTGCTCCAACAGCCACTCCTTCACCTACAGCATGGTGGTGGAAAACGTGCTCGGCATCACCATTCCCGAGCGCGCCTGCTACCTGCGCGTGGTGGCCGAAGAAATCAAGCGCATTGCCTCGCATCTCTTCAACACCGCCATTCAGGCGCATATCATCGGCTTCAAGTCGCTGTTCATGCACGTGATGGAAGTGCGCGAAATGATGCAGGACCTCAAGGAAACCGTTTACGGCAACCGCATGAACCTGGCGGCCAACTGTATCGGCGGCGTAAAATACAATGTCACGCCCGATCTGTTGGATTACATGCTCAAGACCCTTGCCAAGGTTGAACCGCAGGTGGATGAAATCCGCGAAATCTACGCTACCAACGGCATGGTTCTTGGCCGCACCAAGGGCCTTGGCCTGCTGCCCAAGGAAGACGCTGTTCACCTTGGCGTGGTTGGCCCCGTGGCCCGCGGTTCCGGCGTTGCCATCGACGTGCGCAAGGATTCGCCCTACGCCGCCTACGGCAAGCTGAACTTCAACTCGGTTCTTGAGCACGGCTGCTGCGTGAACTCACGCACCATGGTACGGCTGCACGAGATATTTGAATCGTTCAGCCTCATCCGCCAATGCATCGAAAGGATGCCCGAGGGCGAAGTCACCGCCCCCATGCGCCAGATCCGCACGGCAGAGGCCTGCGCCCGCACCGAAGCCCCGCGCGGCGAAGTGTTCTACTACATCCGCACCAATGGCACGGATATGCCCTCGCGCCTCAAATGGCGCGTGCCTTCCTACATGAACTGGAAGGCTCTGGGCGTCATGATGCGTGACTGCAAGGTGGCCGATGTGGCGCTGATAACCAACAGCATCGACCCATGCGTTTCCTGCACCGAACGCTAG
- a CDS encoding NADH-quinone oxidoreductase subunit C has translation MQETINGNAKVIEGLSALCTEDDAVHHSTDSFGNAFHWFRLGTPRMLQDAAAIMSEAKARLCMTTAYNRRQLSEPMQEVCYHFELDGVVYNMTVTLNGEWPTVPSITPLFANADWHEREMMELYGIQVTGHPNPTRLFLDEELDAGILNEAVPLSIMMNGACTTDLWERILNDKERNHE, from the coding sequence ATGCAAGAGACAATTAACGGCAACGCCAAAGTCATCGAGGGGCTTTCAGCCCTGTGTACCGAAGACGACGCCGTACACCACAGCACGGATAGCTTCGGTAACGCTTTTCACTGGTTCAGGCTGGGTACGCCCCGCATGTTGCAGGATGCCGCCGCCATCATGAGCGAAGCCAAGGCGCGTCTGTGCATGACCACCGCTTACAACCGCCGCCAGCTCAGCGAACCCATGCAGGAAGTTTGCTACCACTTTGAGCTGGACGGCGTGGTCTACAACATGACCGTGACCCTTAACGGCGAATGGCCCACCGTGCCCTCCATTACCCCCCTGTTTGCCAATGCCGACTGGCACGAACGGGAAATGATGGAACTTTACGGCATTCAGGTTACAGGCCACCCCAATCCCACGCGCCTGTTTCTGGATGAAGAGCTTGACGCAGGCATTCTCAACGAGGCCGTGCCCCTGTCCATCATGATGAACGGGGCCTGCACCACCGACCTCTGGGAACGCATTCTCAATGACAAGGAGCGCAACCATGAGTAA
- a CDS encoding 4Fe-4S dicluster domain-containing protein has protein sequence MAGFLKVLFRNLLEGPSTDPFPLGETFTPERLRGKAVVDPDLCMGCGICRHSCAAGAINISPLPDRKGFTITIWQNSCCLCASCRHYCPTGAMSITTDWHTAHPESEKFNRIEQQTIRYEPCAGCGELMRPLPKKLAEKLYAYNDEIDRDLTRRLCPKCRQLEDAKRNACVLPAASGEAAATSVTSAAPTKD, from the coding sequence ATGGCGGGCTTTCTAAAAGTTCTGTTCCGCAATTTGCTGGAAGGTCCAAGTACCGACCCCTTCCCCTTGGGCGAAACCTTCACCCCCGAAAGGTTGCGCGGCAAGGCTGTTGTGGATCCCGACCTGTGCATGGGCTGCGGCATCTGCCGTCACTCGTGCGCGGCAGGGGCCATCAACATCTCGCCGCTGCCTGACCGCAAGGGTTTTACCATCACCATATGGCAAAACTCCTGCTGCCTGTGCGCCTCGTGCCGCCATTACTGCCCCACCGGGGCCATGAGCATCACGACCGACTGGCACACCGCGCATCCGGAATCGGAAAAATTCAACCGCATCGAACAGCAGACGATTCGCTACGAACCCTGCGCCGGTTGCGGCGAGCTTATGCGCCCCCTGCCCAAAAAGCTGGCCGAAAAGCTCTATGCCTATAATGATGAAATCGACAGGGATCTGACGCGCAGGCTCTGCCCCAAATGCCGCCAGCTTGAGGACGCCAAACGCAATGCCTGCGTTCTGCCTGCCGCAAGCGGCGAGGCAGCGGCGACCAGCGTCACTTCTGCCGCTCCCACCAAGGATTAG